The following proteins are co-located in the Xiphophorus maculatus strain JP 163 A chromosome 24, X_maculatus-5.0-male, whole genome shotgun sequence genome:
- the kynu gene encoding kynureninase, translating to MDDIFDLSPTAAVKRASALLDCSPTSEKVADYFDKHDKLRHLRENFLVPKIADLPPTDLSLVDGSQECIYLCGNSLGLQPKNARKYLEEELDNWAKIAIHGHTVGSRPWAWAEDNIEDIMANIVGAKSGEVALMNGLTVNLHLLMLSFYKPTPTRYKILLESKAFPSDHYAIESQIRLRGFPPESSMLMLSPRPGEDTLRTEDILDVIEKEGDVIAMVMLPGVQYYTGQLFDMHAITKAGHKKGCFVGFDCAHAVGNADLKLHEWDVDFACWCSYKYLNSGAGGLAGAFIHEKHKDTIKPALLGWWGHDLATRFRMTNVMELQPGVSGFRLSNQPILLVCPLQASLELFNMASMQSLRRKSVLLTGYLEYLMKEFYTEDPAQPHKAYVRILTPSDPQQRGCQLSLSFSIPIRRVFQELEKRGVACDMREPSVLRVAPVPLYNSFRDVHRFIQTLGKALAASSSS from the exons ATGGACGACATTTTTGACCTCAGTCCCACAGCGGCGGTGAAACGAGCGTCCGCCTTGCTGGACTGCAGTCCAACTTCAGAGAAAGTAGCCGATTACTTTGACAAACACGACAAACTGCGGCACCTCAGAGAAAACTTCCTGGTGCCCAAAATCGCAGATTTGCCTCCCA CTGATCTCTCTCTGGTGGACGGGAGCCAAGAATGCATCTACCTGTGTGGAAACTCGTTGGGTCTGCAACCCAAAAATGCACGGAAATAtctggaggaggagctggacaACTGGGCTAAGAT AGCTATTCATGGTCACACTGTCGGCTCCAGGCCTTGGGCCTGGGCGGAAGACAATATAGAAGACATCATGGCCAATATTGTTG GAGCTAAAAGTGGGGAAGTAGCGCTGATGAACGGCCTGACGGTCAATCTGCATCTCCTAATG CTGTCCTTCTACAAACCGACTCCAACTAGATACAAAATCCTTCTGGAGAGCAAAGCCTTCCCTTCGGATCAT TACGCCATCGAGTCTCAGATCCGCCTGCGAGGATTTCCACCCGAGAGCAGCATGCTGATGCTGTCTCCCAGACCA GGTGAAGACActctgagaactgaggacatcCTGGACGTCATCGAGAAAGAAGGCGACGTCATCGCCATGGTGATGTTGCCCGGGGTTCAGTACTACACCGGTCAGCTGTTTGACATGCACGCCATCACGAAGGCTGGCCACAAAAAG GGCTGTTTTGTTGGGTTTGACTGCGCCCATGCAGTGGGAAACGCAGATCTGAAGCTGCATGAGTGGGATGTTGACTTTGCCTGCTGGTGCTCTTATAAG TATCTGAACTCAGGTGCTGGCGGCCTCGCCGGGGCGTTCATTCACGAAAAACATAAAGACACCATCAAACCGGC GCTGTTAGGATGGTGGGGTCATGACCTGGCAACTCGCTTTAGGATGACCAATG TGATGGAGCTGCAGCCTGGAGTGAGCGGCTTCAGGCTCTCAAATCAACCCATTCTTCTTGTCTGCCCTCTACAGGCCAGCTTAGAA CTGTTTAACATGGCGAGCATGCAGTCGCTGCGGAGGAAGTCTGTACTCCTGACCGGGTACCTGGAGTACCTGATGAAGGAGTTCTACACAGAGGACCCGGCCCAGCCTCACAAAGCCTACGTCCGAATCCTCACGCCCTCTGACCCCCAGCAGAGAGGCTGCCAGCTGTCTCTCTCCTTCTCCATCCCGATCCGGAGAGTCTTCCAGGAGCTGGAGAAGAGAGGAGTCGCT TGTGACATGAGGGAGCCCAGCGTGCTGCGAGTGGCTCCGGTGCCGCTCTATAACTCCTTCAGGGACGTTCATCGCTTCATCCAAACACTGGGAAAAGCTCTGgctgccagcagcagcagctag